The segment TGGGGGAACATTAACGCTACAATGCACACATACAGAACCACACCCTCTTCTGCacataaacataagaacataagaacataagaacgtttacaaacgagaggaggccattcagcccatcttgctcgtttggttgttagtagcttattgatcccagaatctcatcaagcagcttcttgaaggatcccagggtgtcagcttcaacagcattactggggagttggttccagaccctcacaattctctgtgtaaaaaagtgcctcctattttctgttctgaatgcccctttatctaatctccactttaGCACTTTAGCACTCCTGCAGCACCCTGAGAGAAGCCACCTCGCTATTCTACTTATTTCTGGCATGGTAACTTTATGTAATCAGGTGTTGTGgcctttttattaaaataaataataataataataataataataataataataataatacatccagTTTTTATCATATTGCTTTTTTGCAGTGACAGTTATTGTCCAGTAGAGGGAGTCAGTCATAAAACTTTGGTGCAGACTTGAGCATGAGATACAGTAGATGTGGATTCAGACTGGGAAAGATGAGCGATCACTGGAGACCAGAGACCTCTGTCCTTCTGTCTACCTGCTAGACACGCAGCTGGACAGACAAAAAACTTGATAACCCCTCATTTTATCTTCTCAAACAAACTGTgaagggagaaggaggagagaggatCACAGACACCAGCCAGCTACTGTACCTCAGCACAGGACCAGACTgtgaagggagagggagagggagagaggtaagagagagagagagagagagagagagagagagagagagagagagagagagagagagagagagagagaaagaatgaggACGGACCTGTTTGGGCTGTGACAACATTTATCACTTACCTGGAGTGAGAGAAGGAAGAAggagacagagagtgagagagacagactgCGGGAGTGAAGGAGGAATACAGAAAGAAAAGCAGACAGGGAACCACAGGGAGGAAGAGACAAAGAGAGAAgagcgagaaagagagagggagagagagaacgaaGGAGTAATAGCCGGGAGCCAGGGAGACGAgaagaaggggagagagtgaaCGAGAGAGGCAGGAGGACCGGCAGACGGTGAAGGAGAGCAGACTTCTGTTCGGTGTCATCGACACTGCTGCACTCACAATGGGTAAGAGGCTGGGGTCCTGCTGGGTGTAGTTTCAACTGGTATGAGGGATAAACACACAGGGCTGTCTCCAGCTCAGTGAGCTGGCTGAGCCGGGCTGGATCATGCAGGTCAATCCATGAGATTGATCAGCTTGTGACGCTGCATAAGGCCTGGAGCTCTGACTGCTGGCAGGTTTATCAGGGCTACTCCTTCATTAGTGTAACAGTCTGATCATTCCAAAGAGTTTCTGTAGCTGAATTTGATTTTGTGTTCAGAGTGGGGAGGCTGCGTGTGTGTCTGCTGTGCCAGGAAGGGCAGGAAACGACAGGATTGCAATGCAAGCGCTCCGATTTGACAGTCaaatgagagtgtgtgtgtgtgtgtgtgtgtgtgtgtgtgtgtatgtgtgtgtgtgtcagtgtgtgtgtgtcagtgtgtgtgtgtgtgtcacggtgtgtgtgtcagtgtgtgtgtgtgtgtgtgtgtgtatgtgtgtgtgtgtcagtgtgtgtgtgtgagtgtgtgtgtgtgtgtgtgtgtgtgtgtgtgtgtgcgcgtgtgtgtgagtgtgtgtgtgtgtgtgtgtgtgtgtgtgtgtgtgtgtgtgtgtgtgtgtgtgtgtcagtgtgtgtgtgtgagtgtgtgtgtgtgtgtgtgagtgtgagtgtgtgtgtgtgtgtgtgtgtgtgtgtgcgcgtgtgtgtgagtgtgtgtgagtgtgtgtgtgtgagtgtgtgtgagtgtgtgtgtgtgtgtgtgtgtgtgtgtcagtgtgtgtgtgtgagtgtgtgtgtgtgtgtgtgtgtgtgcgcgtgtgtgtgagtgtgtgtgtgtgtgtgtgtgtgtgtgagtgtgtgagtgtgtgtgtgtgtgtgtgtgtgagtgtgtgtgagtgtgtgtgtgtgtgtgtgtgtgtgtgagtgtgtgtgtgtgtgtgtgtgtgtgtgtgtcagtgtgtgtgtgtgagtgtgtgtgtgtgtgtcagtgtgtgtgtgtgagtgtgtgtgtgtgtgtcagtgtgtgtgtgtgtgtgtgtgtcagtgtgtgtgtgtgagtgtgtgtgagtgtgtgtgtgtgtgtgtcagtgtgtgtgtgtgagtgtgtgtgtgtgtgtcagtgtgtgtgtgtgcgtgtgtgtgtgtgtcagtgtgtgtgtgtgtgtgtgtgtcagtgtgtcagtgtgtgtgtgtgtgtgtcagtgtgtgtgtgtgagtgtgtgtgtgtgtgtcagtgtgtgtgtgtgtgtgtgtgtgtcagtgtgtgtgtgtgaatgtgtgtgagtgtgtgtgtgtgtgtgtcagtgtgtgtgtgtgagtgtgtgtgtgtgtgtcagtgtgtgtgtgtgcgtgtgtgtgtgtgtcagtgtgtgtgtgtgtgtgtgtgtcagtgtgtgtgtgtgtgtgtgtgagtgtgtgtgtgtgtgtgtgtcagtgtgtgtgtgtgagtgtgtgtgtgtgtgtgtgtgtgtgtgtgtgagtgtgtgtgtgtgtgtcactgtgtgtgtgtgtgtcactgtgtgtgtgtgtgcgcgtgtgtgtgtgtcactgtgtgtgtgtgtgtgtgtgcgtgtgtgtgcgtgggcaGGATTCCTTTGGTAAGGTCAAACTTAGCCCTGGGTTGTTTTCGTATCtgcatgactgtgtgtgtgtggaattagCCACTCAGTCAGTTTTACCTGTGCTTACATATCTAGAGTCGCTGGTAAACATTCTTTGCTCACGATCCTAACCCTTGCTgttctaccccctctccctccctatagaccctgctcctgtctccttgctgttccaccccctctccctccctatagaccctgctcctgtctccttgctgttctaccccctctccctctctacataccctgctcctgtctccttgctgttctaccccctctccctctctacataccctgctcctgtctccttgctgttctaccccctctccctctctacataccctgctcctgtctccttgctgttctaccccctctccctctctatagaccctgctcctgtctccttgctgttctaccccctctccctctctatagaccctgctcctgtctccttgctgttctacccctctccctctctatagaccctgctcctgtctccttgctgttctaccccctctccctctctacataccctgctcctgtctccttgctgttctaccccctctccctatctatagaccctgctcctgtctccttgctgttctacccctctccctctctatacaccctgctcctgtctccttgctgctctacccccctctccctctctatagaccctgctcctgtctccttgctgttctaccccctctccctctctatagaccctgctcctgtctccttgctgttctaccccctctccctctctatagaccctgctcctgtctccttgctgttctaccccctctccctccctatagaccctgctcctgtctccttgctgttctaccccctctccctctctatagaccctgctcctgtctccttgctgttctaccccctctccctctctacataccctgctcctgtctccttgctgttctaccccctctccctctctatagaccctgctcctgtctccttgctgctctaccccctctccctctctatagaccctgctcctgtctccttgctgttctaccccctctccctctctatagaccctgctcctgtctccttgctgttctacccctctccctctctacataccctgctcctgtctccttgctgttctacccctctccctctctacataccctgctcctgtctccttgctgctctaccccctctccctctctatagaccctgctcctgtctccttgctgttctaccccctctccctctctatagaccctgctcctgtctccttgctgttctacccccctctccctctctatagcccctgctcctgtctccttgctgttctacccccctctccctctctatagcccctgctcctgtctccttgctgttctaccccctctccctccctatagaccctgctcctgtctccttgctgttctaccccctctccctctctatagaCCCTGCTCCGGTCTCCTTGCTgttctaccccctctccctccctatagaccctgctcctgtctccttgctgttctacccccctctccctctctatagcccctgctcctgtctccttgctgttctaccccctctccctccctatagaccctgctcctgtctccttgctgttctaccccctctccctctctatagaccctgctcctgtctccttgctgttctacccccctctccctctctatagcccctgctcctgtctccttgctgttctaccccctctccctccctatagaccctgctcctgtctccttgctgttctaccccctctccctctctatagaCCCTGCTCCGGTCTCCTTGCTgttctaccccctctccctccctatagaccctgctcctgtctccttgctgctctaccccctctccctctctatagaccctgctcctgtctccttgctgttctaccccctctccctctctatagaccctgctcctgtctccttgctgttctaccccctctccctccctatagaccctgctcctgtctccttgctgttctaccccctctccctccctataGACCAtgctcctgtctccttgctgttctaccccctctccctctctatagaccctgctcctatctccttgctgttctaccccctctccctctctatagaccctgctcctgtctccttgctgttctaccccccctctccctctctatagaccctgctcctgtctccttgctgttctaccccctctccctctctatagaccctgctcctgtctccttgctgttctaccccctctccctctctatagaccctgctcctgtctccttCCTGTTCtaccccccctctccctctctatagaccctgctcctgtctccttgctgttctacccctctccctctctatagaccctgctcctgtctccttgctgttccaccccctctccctctctatagaccctgctcctgtctccttgctgttccaccccctctccctccctatagaccctgctcctgtctccttgctgttctaccccctctccctctctatacaccctgctcctgtctccttgctgttctacccccccctctccctctctatacaccctgctcctgtctccttgctgctctaccccctctccctctctatagaccctgctcctgtctccttgctgttctaccccctctccctctctatagaccctgctcctgtctccttgctgttctaccccctctccctctctatagaccctgctcctgtctccttgctgttctaccccctctccctctctatagaccctgctcctgtctccttgctgttctaccccctctccctctctatagaCCCTgttcctgtctccttgctgttctaccccctctccctctctatagaCCCTtctcctgtctccttgctgttctaccccctctccctctctatagaccctgctcctgtctccttgctgttctaccccctctctctctccgtaTTGCTGttctacccccctctctctctgtattgctgttctaacccctctctctctgtattgctgttctaacccctctctctctgtattgctgttctaacccctctctctgtattgctgttctaacccctctctctctctctgtattgctgttctaacccctctctctctgtattgctgttctaacccctctctctctctgtattgctgttctaacccctctctctctctctgtattgctgttctaacccctctctctctctgtattgctgttctaacccctctctctctttgtattgctgttctaacccctctctctctctgtattgctgttctaacccctctctctctctgtattgctgttaacccctctctctctctgtattgctgttctatccccctctctctctctgtattgctgttctaacccccctctctctctctctgtattgctgttctaacccctctctctctctgtattgctgttctaacccctctctctctgtattgctgttctatccctctctctctctgtattgctgttctaacccctctctctctgtattgctgttctaacccctctctctctctgtattgctgttctaacccctctctctctctgtattgctgttctaacccctctctctctctgtattgctgttctaacccccctctttctgtattgctgttctaacctctctctctctgtattgctgttctaacccccctctctctctctgtattgctgttctaacccctctctctctgtattgctgttctaacccctctctctctctctgtattgctgttctaacccctctctctctctgtattgctgttctaacccctctctctctctgtattgctgttctaacccccctctttctgtattgctgttctaacctctctctctctgtattgctgttctaacccccctctctctctctgtattgctgttctaccctctctctctgtattgctgttctaacccctctctctctctgtattgctgttctaacccctctctttctctgtattgctgttctaacctctctctctctgcattgcTGTTctatccccctctctctgtattgctgttctaccctctctctctgtattgctgttctaacccctctctctctctgtattgctgttctaacccctctctctctctgtattgctgttctaacccctctctctctctgtattgctgttctaacccctctctctctctgtattgctgttctaacccccctctttctgtattgctgttctaacctctctctctctgtattgctgttctaacccccctctctctctctgtattgctgttctaacccctctctctctgtattgctgttctaacccctctctctctgtattgctgttctaacccctctctctgcATTGCTGTTctatccccctctctctgtattgctgttctaccctctctctctgtattgctgttctaacccctctctctctctgtattgctgttctaacccctctctctctctgtattgctgttctatccctctctctctctgtattgctgttctaacccccctctctctctgtattgctgttctaacccccctctctctgtattgctgttctaacccctctctctctctgtattgctgttctaacccctctctctctctgtattgctgttctacccccctctctgtattgctgttctaacccccctctctctctgtattgctgttctaacccccctctctctctgtattgctgttctaacccctctctctctctgtattgctgttctaacccctctctctctgtattgctgttctaacccccctctctctctctgtattgctgttctaacccctctctctctctgtattgctgttctaacccccctctctctctctgtattgctgttctaacccctctctctctctgtattgctgttctaacccctctctctctctgtattgctgttctaacccccctctctctctctgtattgctgttctaacccctctctctctctgtattgctgttctaacccctctctctctctgtattgctgttctaacccccctctctctctctgtattgctgttctaacccctctctcctgTATTGCAGTGCGCTCGGTTGGCGTAGTCGGGATCATCAtcgctgtgtgtttgtctctcaTCGTGGTCGTGCTGCTGTGCCTGCTCTTCTACAGCTGCTACAAGAACGGCTTCGGACCCAGGAGTAGGTCACCTCTATTGTTTTACTACAGCTTTACAATCCTCTTATTATTCCAGTAGGGACTGGTTTACTACAGCTTTACAATCCTCTTACTATTCCAGTAAGGACTTGTTTACTACAGATTTACTACTTTGCTACCACATGGATTTTCACagtatatgttttcttttttgcttttatcAGTGTCAGACCGGCTCTCCGGCTTGAAGTCCCTAAAGTAAGTGAACATATCTGCTGTGCAGTGATGCTGTCTGCTGTGCAGTGATGCTGTCTGCTGTGCAGTGATGCTGTCTGCTGCGGTGCCTGTGTATCTggctgtgttcactttgctg is part of the Acipenser ruthenus chromosome 39, fAciRut3.2 maternal haplotype, whole genome shotgun sequence genome and harbors:
- the LOC117968702 gene encoding small integral membrane protein 35-like, with translation MVRSVGVVGIIIAVCLSLIVVVLLCLLFYSCYKNGFGPRMSDRLSGLKSLKRSMDVELAPPFTISSSLGDATAGSGRVNYRSMVEEAWDPDRSPGDVS